The candidate division WOR-3 bacterium genome contains a region encoding:
- a CDS encoding ATP-dependent Clp protease ATP-binding subunit: protein MQERFTERVRKVISLARQEAVRLHHDYIGTEHLLLGLVKEGEGVAAVVLTNLGVNTDDLRRAVENAVDAGSETLVLGEVPLNQEARSCLNYALDEARKMNHTYIGTEHLLLGLLREERGVACQILQSLGMDIELVRNETTRLLGGEKGSAQQKSRTKTPSLDYFSRDLTQLAREDKLDPIIGRESEIERIIQILARRKKNNPVLIGEAGVGKTAIVEGLAQRIVAGKVPNLLKSKRVLALDLAAIVAGTKYRGQFEERLKSVMNEIQHQGDVIIFIDELHTIVGAGAAEGAIDASSILKPALARGELQAIGATTLEEYRKHIEKHSALERRFQKILVEAPGAQETVSILKGLKEKYELHHNVSYDEKALETAAYLADRYISDRFLPDKAIDVIDEAGSRVKLMRPVINPELDELEKKIEKAARAKEEAVRKQEFEKAAEIRDEQKQLTEYLKRKRKEWEKAGSFPVVTEEDVAYVVSNWTGVPLAKLEERESARLLRMEEEIRQRIIGQDKAITMIAKAIRRSRAGVKDPRRPIGSFIFLGPTGVGKTELARVLARFMFGDEDALIRFDMSEYMEKFNVSRLVGAPPGYVGYEEGGQLTEKVRRKQYAVVLFDEIEKAHPDVFNILLQLLDDGQITDSLGRKVSFKNTVVIMTSNIASTEIRGMSGFGFGATTGDANYESIRDKVMTEVKRFFRPEFLNRVDEVLVFRPLDRKQMEEIVEIQLRDLSTRLKEQKLAVELTTTAKELLVQEGFDPQFGARPIKRALRRLLEDPLAEELLRGRFKESSVVLVDRDGDRLVFAEKMAEPSVTLQQ, encoded by the coding sequence ATGCAAGAACGTTTTACTGAGAGAGTTAGGAAAGTAATCTCGCTTGCCCGCCAGGAAGCAGTCCGACTTCACCACGACTACATCGGCACCGAACACCTGCTGCTCGGACTAGTCAAGGAGGGTGAGGGAGTGGCCGCCGTCGTCCTCACCAACCTCGGGGTCAACACCGACGACCTGCGCCGCGCAGTGGAGAATGCGGTTGACGCCGGTTCCGAGACCCTCGTGCTCGGCGAGGTGCCGCTGAACCAGGAAGCACGCTCTTGCCTGAACTACGCCCTCGACGAGGCCCGCAAGATGAACCACACCTACATCGGCACCGAGCACCTGCTCCTCGGACTGCTGCGTGAGGAGCGGGGGGTCGCGTGCCAGATTCTCCAGTCGCTGGGCATGGACATCGAGCTGGTGCGAAACGAGACCACCCGCTTGCTGGGCGGGGAAAAGGGCTCTGCTCAGCAGAAGTCGCGCACCAAGACGCCTTCGCTCGACTACTTCTCCCGCGACCTGACTCAACTCGCGCGTGAGGACAAGCTCGATCCGATCATCGGCCGGGAAAGCGAAATCGAACGCATCATCCAGATCCTCGCCCGCCGCAAGAAGAACAACCCGGTACTGATCGGCGAGGCCGGCGTCGGCAAGACGGCGATCGTCGAAGGCCTGGCCCAGCGCATTGTCGCCGGCAAGGTACCGAACCTGCTCAAGAGCAAGCGCGTCCTTGCTCTCGACCTCGCCGCCATCGTCGCCGGCACCAAATACCGGGGGCAGTTCGAAGAGCGACTCAAGTCGGTGATGAACGAGATTCAGCACCAGGGCGACGTCATCATTTTCATCGACGAGTTGCATACGATAGTCGGCGCCGGGGCGGCCGAAGGCGCGATTGACGCTTCGAGCATCCTCAAGCCGGCGCTTGCCCGCGGCGAACTGCAGGCTATCGGGGCGACCACGCTCGAGGAATACCGGAAGCACATCGAGAAGCACTCGGCGCTGGAGCGCCGGTTCCAGAAGATACTGGTCGAAGCGCCGGGCGCGCAGGAGACGGTCAGCATCCTCAAGGGTTTGAAGGAGAAGTACGAACTCCACCACAACGTCTCCTACGACGAGAAGGCACTGGAGACTGCGGCCTACCTGGCCGACCGCTACATCTCCGACCGGTTCCTGCCCGACAAGGCGATTGACGTAATCGACGAGGCCGGTTCACGAGTGAAGCTGATGCGACCGGTCATCAATCCCGAGCTGGACGAACTGGAGAAGAAGATCGAGAAAGCGGCCCGGGCCAAGGAAGAAGCGGTCCGCAAACAGGAGTTCGAGAAAGCTGCCGAAATCCGCGACGAGCAGAAGCAGCTGACCGAATACCTGAAGCGGAAACGCAAGGAATGGGAGAAGGCCGGCTCGTTCCCCGTCGTCACCGAGGAGGATGTCGCCTACGTGGTTTCGAATTGGACCGGCGTTCCGCTGGCCAAACTCGAGGAACGGGAATCGGCCCGGCTGCTCCGCATGGAAGAGGAAATCCGCCAGCGCATCATCGGCCAGGACAAGGCGATCACGATGATCGCCAAGGCAATCCGTCGTTCGCGCGCCGGCGTCAAGGACCCGCGCCGGCCCATCGGTTCGTTCATCTTCCTCGGCCCCACCGGAGTCGGCAAGACCGAATTGGCCCGCGTGCTCGCCCGCTTCATGTTTGGGGACGAAGACGCGCTCATCCGCTTCGACATGTCCGAGTACATGGAGAAATTCAACGTCTCGAGGCTGGTCGGCGCGCCGCCGGGCTACGTCGGCTATGAGGAGGGCGGCCAGCTCACCGAAAAGGTGCGCCGCAAGCAGTATGCGGTCGTACTCTTCGACGAGATCGAGAAAGCCCACCCCGACGTGTTCAACATCCTGCTGCAATTGCTCGACGACGGCCAGATAACCGACTCGCTGGGCCGCAAGGTGAGCTTCAAGAACACGGTCGTGATCATGACCTCGAACATCGCCTCGACCGAAATCCGCGGCATGAGCGGCTTTGGTTTCGGCGCGACCACCGGGGACGCGAACTACGAGTCCATCCGCGACAAGGTGATGACCGAAGTGAAACGTTTCTTCCGCCCCGAGTTCCTGAACCGCGTCGACGAAGTGCTGGTCTTCAGGCCGCTCGACCGGAAACAGATGGAGGAAATCGTCGAAATCCAGCTTCGCGACCTCTCCACGCGTCTCAAGGAACAGAAGCTCGCCGTTGAGCTGACGACTACCGCCAAGGAGCTTCTGGTCCAGGAAGGATTCGACCCTCAGTTCGGAGCCCGGCCGATCAAGCGGGCGCTGCGCCGTCTGCTCGAGGACCCGCTGGCTGAGGAGTTGCTCCGCGGTCGCTTCAAGGAGAGCTCCGTCGTCCTGGTTGACCGTGACGGCGACCGACTGGTCTTCGCCGAGAAGATGGCCGAGCCGTCGGTGACACTGCAGCAGTGA
- a CDS encoding thioredoxin domain-containing protein, which translates to MSNRLANEASPYLRDHAENPVDWYPWGEEALGKAKAENKPIFLSIGYSACHWCHVMARESFSDPKIAEILNANYVSIKVDREERPDIDEVYIEAVRILTGSAGWPLSVFLTPELKPFYGGTYFPPGPRPGMAAFNRVLLSALHFFRTQRHEIDEAANRIAVELNRLSSLPDHEGEMDETPLRGFYKQRLEVFDSEHGGFGVAPKFPNPTDLALLLRLSGKPGAEMHATKTRSTRNEADSQKSASFHPDSGFRGSQLRDSGGRPEFEQARAMVELTLHKMAEGGIYDQLGGGFHRYSTDTIWLVPHFEKMLYDNALLAQTYARAFQATGEESYRSIAVETLGWMEREMLLPEGGFAASLDADTGGREGAYYTWTEAQVAQAVGPDLTKLACDFYGVSAPGNFDGTNVLHTAVPIEQVVNVHHVALDELWPKLGEIRARLLAARGRRPALRRDDKVLADWNGLTLSALARCSNAFANSRYLDLARALADFILNRMVSGNEVAHLLKTGATSVPGQLPDFAFVVQGLLDIYDACYDARYVEAALGLSDRMLELFFDQQGGFFTTRADAGLLSRIKNGYDGATPSGNSVAVMNLLRLARLCGRNDYERAAAATLRRFYRTMVTYPPAFSLMLAGLDLLLHPGTEVVLFLPESSSDADAMAALLASTPDDYRTAVVIKARQPDVLTGRLIPLTHGRAATDNKPTAFVCRNQTCFAPVHTGADLARLLGCE; encoded by the coding sequence ATGTCCAACCGCCTCGCGAACGAAGCCAGCCCGTACTTGCGCGACCACGCGGAGAACCCGGTCGACTGGTATCCGTGGGGCGAGGAGGCACTAGGTAAGGCCAAGGCAGAGAACAAACCGATTTTCCTCTCCATCGGCTATTCGGCCTGTCACTGGTGCCACGTGATGGCCCGCGAATCGTTCTCCGACCCGAAGATCGCCGAGATCCTGAACGCCAACTACGTCAGCATCAAGGTGGACCGGGAAGAGCGGCCCGACATCGACGAGGTGTATATCGAGGCGGTGCGCATCCTGACCGGTTCTGCCGGCTGGCCGCTCTCGGTCTTCCTGACGCCCGAACTGAAGCCGTTCTATGGCGGTACCTACTTCCCGCCGGGACCTCGTCCGGGCATGGCAGCATTCAACCGCGTGCTGCTTTCGGCGCTGCATTTCTTCCGCACGCAGCGCCACGAGATTGACGAGGCCGCCAACCGTATCGCCGTGGAGCTGAACCGGCTCTCATCTCTGCCTGATCACGAAGGCGAAATGGACGAGACGCCGCTGCGCGGGTTCTACAAGCAGCGGCTGGAGGTATTCGATTCTGAGCATGGCGGATTCGGAGTCGCACCCAAGTTCCCGAACCCCACCGACCTCGCACTCCTGCTGCGCTTGTCGGGCAAACCGGGAGCCGAGATGCACGCCACGAAGACACGAAGCACGCGAAACGAAGCGGATTCGCAGAAATCGGCTTCGTTTCATCCGGATTCGGGCTTTCGTGGCTCTCAACTCCGGGATTCGGGGGGCCGGCCGGAGTTCGAACAGGCCCGCGCCATGGTGGAACTCACGCTGCACAAGATGGCCGAGGGCGGAATATACGACCAGCTCGGCGGCGGGTTTCATCGCTACTCGACCGATACCATCTGGCTGGTGCCCCACTTCGAGAAGATGCTCTACGATAACGCCTTGCTCGCCCAAACCTACGCGCGCGCCTTCCAGGCCACGGGCGAGGAATCGTACCGCTCGATCGCCGTTGAAACGCTGGGGTGGATGGAACGAGAGATGCTCCTGCCTGAAGGCGGCTTTGCTGCTTCGCTGGATGCCGACACCGGCGGTCGGGAGGGCGCGTACTACACATGGACTGAGGCGCAGGTCGCGCAGGCGGTCGGTCCGGACCTGACGAAGCTCGCCTGTGATTTCTACGGCGTGTCCGCGCCGGGCAACTTCGACGGCACCAACGTGCTGCATACCGCTGTTCCCATCGAGCAGGTCGTCAACGTCCACCACGTTGCCCTCGATGAGCTCTGGCCGAAACTCGGGGAGATCCGCGCCCGACTGCTCGCGGCGCGGGGTCGGCGCCCGGCGCTGCGCCGCGACGACAAGGTGCTTGCTGACTGGAACGGCCTGACCCTCTCCGCTCTTGCCCGTTGCTCAAACGCCTTCGCGAACAGCCGCTACCTCGACCTGGCTCGCGCCCTGGCCGATTTCATCCTGAACAGGATGGTCAGCGGGAACGAAGTGGCACATCTCCTGAAGACCGGGGCAACGAGTGTGCCGGGCCAACTCCCTGACTTCGCGTTCGTGGTCCAGGGACTGCTCGACATCTACGACGCCTGCTATGACGCGCGCTACGTCGAGGCGGCGCTCGGTCTGAGCGACCGTATGCTCGAGCTTTTCTTCGACCAGCAAGGCGGGTTCTTCACCACCCGCGCCGATGCCGGCCTTCTGAGCCGAATCAAGAACGGCTACGACGGGGCGACGCCGTCTGGAAACTCGGTCGCAGTGATGAACCTGCTCCGGCTGGCACGTCTCTGCGGCCGGAACGACTACGAGCGCGCGGCCGCGGCCACTCTCCGCCGGTTCTACAGGACGATGGTCACCTACCCGCCCGCGTTCAGCCTGATGCTCGCCGGGCTAGACCTGCTCCTCCATCCCGGGACCGAAGTCGTACTCTTTCTGCCAGAATCCTCGTCCGACGCGGACGCGATGGCCGCGCTCCTCGCTTCGACCCCGGACGACTATCGCACCGCCGTGGTCATCAAGGCCAGGCAACCAGATGTTCTTACCGGACGTCTGATTCCTTTGACCCATGGCCGTGCCGCCACTGACAACAAGCCGACCGCATTCGTCTGCCGCAACCAGACCTGCTTTGCGCCAGTTCACACCGGCGCCGATCTCGCCCGACTGCTCGGGTGCGAATAG
- a CDS encoding T9SS type A sorting domain-containing protein has product MNRLVAVLLGAAVATAAFGREPRLEEHLAVRESLSRVHPRMRARWLKERGVEDPYYTSVRMPATESSGLELIGRWSYGPSYDVDGRTTPSETLVALARGSGVSLLRFSRRDSLSIELLSDINAEGLMCRVKVAGTLLYVGSRKGLEIYNIADEQNPMRLSWTPLPLNDFALQDSLVYTISGYYSDGGDDDSFRIYNVSNPANPVFRGACRDSGYLVSVAGNTAFIGDRWGLYVIDVTNPASPHRIGSWGSAIEQVEVRGHLCYVTTFNPNVPGDITFHVLDVAVPSLPYQIGSLDSAGGNDVFLVDTLAFGAGESDFNRMTIVSIADSTRPRLLGSAGRPGWGYGVWTNGLAQTAFVGSHWTGLQIYDIGNTSLPVRDTFLLDADQALDVYIDNDRAYVANQMSGLKILDVTDPARPTTAGSYDTAGQRPFMSSVVARDSLAFVDWYAVPVFRVMEVSDPSRPLMLGGVDVFNPPEDMVLRDSFVYCAEMNRFQIVNVARPREPVLVGSCNTQEQAYGLCVADSLAYVANYPFAIINVKQPSNPSVVGTISRGAWNGTVRDTFLFLSSGSILVYSVADPSQPRLLDSLSVGAITFWVEAVGSLLYTNNTDGVRVVDASDVHNMRVRGYATLPYSVGRLSYASPHLYVACGEAGVCIFESTQVAVSEERHAVPRGGGLFVKPNPARGVALLLGAQGLSYPVVVRDVAGRVVPRAVASHETNGGLTLDLTGVPPGVYFVEVKTREEAARVKFVRQ; this is encoded by the coding sequence ATGAACAGACTGGTGGCTGTTCTGCTGGGCGCGGCCGTTGCGACTGCGGCATTCGGCCGTGAGCCGAGGTTAGAGGAGCATCTCGCGGTGCGGGAGAGTCTGTCGCGGGTGCATCCGAGGATGAGGGCGAGGTGGCTCAAGGAGCGCGGGGTTGAAGACCCGTACTACACGAGCGTCAGGATGCCGGCGACTGAGAGTTCGGGACTCGAGCTAATCGGACGTTGGTCATACGGGCCGTCGTATGACGTTGACGGCAGGACCACTCCGAGCGAGACGCTCGTTGCGCTGGCGCGCGGCTCGGGCGTGAGCCTGCTCAGGTTCTCAAGGCGGGATTCCCTTTCAATCGAGCTTCTCTCGGACATCAATGCCGAGGGGCTGATGTGCCGCGTGAAGGTCGCGGGCACGCTTCTCTACGTCGGCTCGCGGAAGGGGCTTGAAATCTACAACATCGCCGACGAGCAGAATCCGATGAGGCTCTCGTGGACGCCACTGCCGCTCAACGACTTTGCCCTTCAGGATTCGCTCGTTTACACCATCAGCGGCTACTATTCCGACGGTGGCGATGACGACTCGTTTCGTATCTACAACGTCTCGAATCCAGCCAATCCGGTCTTCCGCGGAGCCTGCCGCGACTCAGGCTACCTGGTCTCGGTGGCAGGCAACACGGCGTTCATTGGCGACCGTTGGGGTCTCTACGTCATCGACGTCACCAATCCCGCGAGTCCGCACCGAATCGGCTCCTGGGGTAGCGCAATCGAGCAGGTGGAGGTCAGAGGGCATCTCTGCTACGTCACGACTTTCAACCCGAACGTGCCGGGCGACATCACGTTCCACGTCCTTGACGTTGCCGTTCCGTCGCTGCCATACCAGATTGGCTCGCTGGACTCTGCCGGCGGCAACGATGTCTTCCTCGTCGATACGCTGGCGTTTGGAGCAGGCGAGAGCGACTTCAACAGGATGACTATCGTGTCGATAGCAGATTCGACCAGACCCCGCCTGCTAGGCTCTGCCGGAAGGCCCGGCTGGGGCTATGGCGTCTGGACCAACGGGCTAGCCCAGACTGCCTTCGTTGGTTCCCACTGGACGGGCTTGCAGATATATGACATCGGGAACACGTCGCTGCCGGTTCGCGACACCTTCCTGCTGGATGCCGACCAAGCCTTGGACGTCTACATCGACAACGACAGGGCCTACGTGGCGAACCAGATGTCCGGACTGAAGATACTCGACGTCACCGACCCGGCGAGGCCCACCACTGCTGGTTCCTATGACACGGCCGGGCAGAGGCCGTTCATGAGCTCGGTAGTCGCGCGCGACTCTCTCGCGTTCGTGGATTGGTACGCGGTGCCCGTCTTCAGGGTGATGGAGGTAAGCGATCCATCGCGCCCTTTGATGCTCGGTGGGGTCGACGTGTTCAATCCGCCCGAGGACATGGTCCTGCGTGACAGCTTCGTTTACTGCGCCGAAATGAACCGCTTCCAGATTGTCAACGTCGCCCGGCCAAGAGAGCCGGTGCTGGTGGGGAGCTGCAACACGCAGGAGCAAGCGTATGGTCTGTGCGTCGCAGATTCGCTGGCATACGTGGCTAACTACCCGTTTGCCATCATCAACGTGAAGCAACCATCGAATCCAAGTGTCGTCGGCACGATTTCCCGCGGTGCGTGGAATGGGACGGTTCGCGACACGTTTCTGTTCCTGTCATCGGGGAGCATTCTTGTCTACAGCGTCGCCGACCCAAGCCAACCTCGGCTGCTGGACTCGCTCAGCGTCGGGGCAATCACGTTTTGGGTCGAGGCGGTCGGCTCGCTGCTGTACACCAACAACACCGATGGCGTAAGAGTGGTAGACGCAAGCGACGTTCACAACATGCGGGTCCGTGGCTATGCGACTCTTCCATACTCAGTAGGAAGGTTGAGCTACGCGTCGCCGCACCTTTATGTCGCGTGCGGGGAGGCCGGTGTTTGCATCTTCGAGTCAACACAGGTTGCCGTCAGCGAAGAACGACACGCCGTTCCGAGAGGTGGAGGGCTGTTCGTCAAGCCCAATCCGGCTAGGGGCGTAGCCTTGCTCCTGGGAGCGCAGGGTCTCTCGTATCCCGTTGTCGTCCGAGATGTTGCCGGGAGGGTCGTGCCCCGCGCAGTCGCAAGCCACGAGACCAACGGCGGTTTGACGCTCGACCTGACGGGCGTCCCACCCGGAGTGTACTTTGTCGAGGTTAAGACAAGAGAAGAGGCAGCAAGAGTCAAGTTCGTAAGACAATAG